Proteins from a genomic interval of Watersipora subatra chromosome 10, tzWatSuba1.1, whole genome shotgun sequence:
- the LOC137406875 gene encoding THAP domain-containing protein 6-like has product MVNCWAVKCTNRSEAVLQFFWFPRDSSLKKIWVQNVSRLDASSNPRAPKLLEPGSATVICEKHFEEHWFTLTKTEKRHLKPGAIPTVFAHKRPHPQTERAKRHKAIEGRHQSSSSHAAHAVALPTTSCLDFYESGSVGQFGLLHDTGDSEVDQLKHKVNDLQKRLNQAQKEKRAGEAKLRQHKIKMHMLFNKDQLSALSRRSTPRSCLGAGDC; this is encoded by the exons ATGGTAAATTGCTGGGCAGTTAAGTGCACAAACCGATCTGAAGCtgttttgcagtttttttgGTTCCCTCGAGACAgttcattaaaaaaaatatgGGTTCAAAATGTCAGTAGGTTGGACGCAAGCAGCAACCCAAGAGCCCCTAAACTTCTAGAGCCAGGCAGCGCAACTGTAATCTGTGAG AAACATTTTGAAGAGCATTGGTTTACTCTGACTAAAACTGAGAAGAGACATTTGAAACCCGGAGCTATCCCTACTGTATTTGCTCACAAAAGACCACACCCTCAGACAGAGAGAGCCAAGAGGCACAAGGCCATAGAAGGCCGACACCAAAGCAGTAGCAGCCATGCAGCTCATGCAGTTGCTTTACCCACGACTAGCTGCCTTGATTTTTATGAGTCTGGCAGTGTTGGACAGTTTG GTTTACTCCATGATACTGGTGATTCGGAGGTTGACCaactcaaacacaaggttaatgACCTTCAAAAAAGACTCAATCAG gcacaGAAAGAGAAAAGGGCGGGTGAAGCCAAGCTTAGACAGCACAAGATAAAGATGCACATGTTATTTAACAAGGAccagctatcagcattatctcGACGAAGCACTCCGCGGTCTTGCTTAGGAGCTGGAGACTGTTAA